The Lytechinus pictus isolate F3 Inbred chromosome 10, Lp3.0, whole genome shotgun sequence genome includes a window with the following:
- the LOC129269478 gene encoding chromobox protein homolog 7-like, whose translation MEEEELLDGDQQVFAAEELKQKRVRKGKVEYLVKWKGWTPKHNTWEPEENILDERLVRLFESRIEKKTSPQQAPKPGRKPGRRKSTTDVVEVLSMPRSPGRSSGRPPMFRSRGRGRGRGRGRGRGSAIVLGGGNRISTLGRGRGRVGRIGRGRGRGGHNLKRTESLPEGVTSFPVVGQSPRVDVNSNSTSFFFKDDMLNTSNNEDGDDEDEDEVDGDEEEEIEEEYPRFDSVTETEDDIINPESPAIDVESLTTDISSSVSTQEVVPSEDFTPTVQPPPKKMARKAPKEPSKASGKKSKEGKRDFEHNLSEFAAKPSPPPLPASASLWKPRQSLLPAGEVLITDVTASDVTITVRECCTSQGFFREQKPKVEGTSTTSANGNVNSKDALTTSLPVSTTSSTTNIDGEVTTPRDSPDVVTSMDVDVKLESNGPLEADTPSFENSYT comes from the exons atggaagaagaagaactaCTAGACGGCGACCAGCAAGTTTTCGCAGCCGAAGAGTTAAAACAGAAGCGAGTGAGAAAG GGGAAAGTCGAATACTTGGTAAAATGGAAAGGATGGACACCAAA acacaACACTTGGGAACCAGAAGAAAACATCCTTGATGAACGACTTGTCCGACTTTTCGAATCCAG aattgaaaagaaaacatcTCCACAACAAGCACCAAAGCCGGGGAGAAAACCGGGAAGAAGAAAG TCGACTACCGATGTCGTTGAAGTTCTCAGCATGCCCAGATCCCCTGGACGATCGTCAGGACGACCTCCCATGTTTCGCTCTCGGGGTCGTGGTCGTGGTAGAGGTAGAGGTCGAGGTCGTGGAAGTGCCATTGTACTGGGTGGTGGTAATCGTATCAGCACTCTTGGACGCGGTCGAGGACGAGTGGGACGGATTGGGCGAGGGCGTGGACGAGGAGGGCATAACTTGAAGAGAACGGAGAGTCTTCCCGAAGGTGTTACATCATTCCCCGTGGTCGGACAGAGTCCTAGGGTCGACGTCAATTCAAATTCCACCTCGTTCTTCTTCAAAGACGATATGCTCAACACGAGTAATAATGAGGATGGCGACGATGAAGACGAGGATGAAGTGGATGGTGACGAGGAAGAGGAAATAGAAGAGGAGTATCCCCGTTTTGATTCTGTAACCGAAACAGAGGATGACATCATTAACCCTGAATCACCTGCTATTGATGTCGAATCTCTTACAACAGATATAAGCTCTTCTGTTTCGACTCAAGAAGTGGTTCCGAGCGAGGATTTTACTCCAACTGTTCAACCTCCCCCGAAGAAGATGGCTAGGAAAGCACCGAAAGAACCGTCAAAAGCCTCTGGTAAGAAATCAAAAGAAGGTAAACGTGACTTTGAACACAATTTGAGTGAGTTTGCCGCCAAGCCTAGCCCGCCCCCACTGCCAGCATCAGCTAGCCTGTGGAAGCCCAGACAGTCGCTGTTGCCAGCGGGAGAGGTTCTCATAACGGACGTTACTGCTTCCGATGTTACCATAACGGTCAGAGAATGCTGCACCAGCCAAGGCTTTTTCCGGGAGCAGAAACCCAAAGTCGAAGGTACATCCACCACATCCGCTAATGGCAATGTCAATTCGAAGGATGCATTGACGACTTCGTTGCCAGTATCCACAACGAGTTCGACGACAAACATCGACGGCGAAGTCACTACCCCAAGAGATAGTCCTGACGTGGTGACGAGTATGGACGTGGACGTTAAATTGGAGAGCAATGGCCCATTGGAAGCCGACACACCCTCTTTTGAAAATTCCTACACGTAA